Proteins found in one Pseudomonas marvdashtae genomic segment:
- a CDS encoding carbohydrate ABC transporter permease produces the protein MNTSTTTVKAPLEIAPPARKARVANPGWFLVSPSVALLLLWMIVPLGMTVYFSMIRYNLLYPGENQFVGLENFTYFLTDSGFMPGATNTLLLVGSVLLISIVLGVLISALLEASEFFGRGIVRVLLISPFFIMPTVGALIWKNLIFHPVSGILASVWKLFGAQPVDWLAHYPLLSIIIIVSWQWLPFAILILMTAMQSLDQEQKEAARLDGAGPIAIFWHLTLPHLARPIAVVLMIETIFLLSVFAEIFTTTNGGPGYASTNLAYLIYNQALVQFDVGMASAGGLIAVVIANIAAIILVRMIGKNLTDKN, from the coding sequence ATGAATACCTCGACAACGACAGTCAAAGCCCCCCTCGAAATAGCCCCGCCGGCACGCAAGGCCCGTGTGGCAAACCCCGGCTGGTTCCTGGTCAGCCCTTCGGTCGCCTTGTTGCTGCTGTGGATGATCGTGCCGCTGGGCATGACCGTCTACTTCTCGATGATCCGCTACAACCTGCTCTACCCCGGCGAAAACCAATTCGTCGGGCTGGAGAACTTCACTTACTTCCTGACCGACTCGGGCTTCATGCCCGGCGCCACCAACACCCTGCTGCTGGTGGGCAGCGTGTTGTTGATCAGTATCGTGCTGGGTGTGTTGATCAGCGCGCTGCTGGAAGCCAGCGAGTTTTTCGGCCGTGGGATCGTGCGGGTATTGCTGATCTCGCCGTTCTTTATCATGCCGACCGTGGGCGCGTTGATCTGGAAGAACCTGATTTTCCACCCGGTCTCCGGAATCCTCGCCTCGGTCTGGAAACTGTTCGGCGCGCAGCCGGTGGACTGGCTGGCGCATTACCCGCTGCTGTCGATCATCATCATCGTGTCGTGGCAATGGCTGCCCTTCGCGATCCTGATCCTGATGACCGCCATGCAGTCCCTCGACCAGGAACAGAAGGAAGCCGCCCGCCTGGACGGTGCCGGCCCGATCGCGATCTTCTGGCACCTGACCCTGCCGCACCTGGCGCGTCCTATCGCCGTGGTGCTGATGATCGAGACGATTTTCCTGCTGTCGGTGTTCGCCGAGATCTTCACCACCACCAACGGTGGCCCCGGCTACGCATCGACCAACCTCGCCTACCTGATCTACAACCAGGCGTTGGTGCAGTTCGACGTCGGCATGGCGTCGGCCGGTGGTTTGATCGCCGTGGTGATCGCCAACATCGCCGCCATCATCCTCGTGCGGATGATCGGCAAAAACCTCACCGACAAAAACTGA
- a CDS encoding carbohydrate ABC transporter permease, translating to MTLQQSRRLQSLLLGTLAWAIAILIFFPIFWMVLTSFKTEIDAFATPPQFIFMPTLENYLHINERSNYFSFAWNSVVISFSATALCLLIAVPAAYSMAFYETQRTKGTLLWMLSTKMLPPVGVLMPIYLLAKSFGLLDTRIALIIIYTLINLPIVVWMIYTYFKDIPRDILEAARLDGATLWQEMVRVLLPIAKGGLASTVLLSLILCWNEAFWSLNLTSSKAAPLTALIASYSSPEGLFWAKLSAVSTLACAPILIFGWISQKQLVRGLSFGAVK from the coding sequence ATGACTCTTCAACAATCCCGTCGCCTGCAGAGCCTGCTGCTGGGCACGCTGGCCTGGGCCATCGCGATCCTGATCTTCTTTCCGATCTTCTGGATGGTGCTGACCAGCTTCAAGACCGAAATCGATGCGTTTGCCACGCCGCCGCAATTCATCTTCATGCCGACGCTGGAGAACTACCTGCACATCAACGAGCGCAGCAACTACTTCAGCTTCGCCTGGAACTCGGTGGTGATTTCCTTCAGCGCCACTGCCCTTTGCCTGTTGATCGCGGTGCCGGCGGCCTACTCCATGGCGTTCTACGAAACCCAGCGCACCAAGGGCACGCTGCTGTGGATGCTCTCCACCAAAATGCTGCCACCGGTGGGCGTGCTGATGCCGATCTATTTGCTGGCCAAGAGCTTTGGCCTGCTGGACACGCGCATTGCGCTGATCATCATCTACACGCTGATCAACCTGCCGATCGTGGTCTGGATGATTTACACCTACTTCAAGGACATTCCCCGCGACATCCTCGAAGCCGCGCGCCTGGATGGCGCCACGCTCTGGCAGGAGATGGTCCGCGTGCTGCTGCCGATCGCCAAGGGCGGCCTGGCGTCCACCGTGCTGTTGTCGCTGATTCTGTGCTGGAACGAGGCGTTCTGGTCACTGAACCTCACCTCATCCAAAGCCGCGCCGCTGACAGCGCTGATTGCCTCTTACTCCAGTCCGGAAGGTTTGTTCTGGGCCAAATTGTCGGCCGTCTCGACCCTGGCCTGCGCGCCGATCCTGATCTTCGGCTGGATCAGCCAGAAACAGCTGGTGCGCGGTTTGTCCTTCGGCGCGGTGAAGTAA
- a CDS encoding ABC transporter ATP-binding protein translates to MANLKIKNLQKGFEGFSIIKGIDLEVNDREFVVFVGPSGCGKSTLLRLIAGLEEVSDGTIELDGRDITEVSPAKRDLAMVFQTYALYPHMSVRKNMSFALDLAGVPKAEVEKKVNEAARILELGPMLERKPKQLSGGQRQRVAIGRAIVRNPKIFLFDEPLSNLDAALRVQMRLELARLHKELQATMIYVTHDQVEAMTLADKVVVLNGGRIEQVGSPLDLYHQPANLFVAGFLGTPKMGFLKGKVTALDGRGCEVLLDAGTRISLPLSGANLSVGGAVTLGIRPEHLNLAQPGDCTLRVTADVSERLGSDTFCHVVTASGEALTMRVRGDLASRFGEQLDLHLDAEHCHLFDAEGVAVTRALRAAA, encoded by the coding sequence ATGGCCAACCTGAAAATCAAGAATCTGCAAAAAGGCTTCGAAGGCTTCTCCATCATCAAGGGCATCGACCTTGAAGTGAACGACCGCGAGTTCGTGGTCTTTGTCGGCCCGTCCGGCTGTGGCAAATCCACCTTGCTGCGCCTGATTGCCGGCCTCGAAGAAGTCAGCGACGGCACCATCGAACTGGACGGCCGGGACATCACCGAAGTCAGCCCGGCCAAGCGCGACCTGGCGATGGTGTTCCAGACCTATGCCCTGTACCCGCACATGAGCGTGCGCAAGAACATGTCCTTCGCGCTGGACCTGGCCGGCGTGCCCAAGGCCGAGGTCGAGAAGAAGGTCAACGAAGCGGCGCGCATCCTCGAACTGGGGCCGATGCTGGAGCGCAAGCCCAAGCAATTGTCCGGCGGCCAGCGCCAACGCGTGGCGATTGGCCGAGCCATCGTGCGCAACCCGAAAATTTTTCTGTTCGACGAACCGCTGTCCAACCTCGACGCCGCCCTGCGCGTGCAAATGCGCCTGGAACTGGCCCGCCTGCACAAAGAGCTGCAGGCGACGATGATCTACGTGACCCACGACCAGGTTGAAGCCATGACCCTGGCCGACAAAGTGGTGGTGCTCAACGGCGGACGCATCGAGCAGGTCGGCTCGCCGCTGGACCTGTATCACCAGCCAGCCAACCTCTTCGTGGCCGGGTTCCTCGGCACGCCAAAAATGGGTTTCCTCAAGGGCAAGGTCACCGCACTGGACGGCCGGGGTTGCGAAGTCCTGCTGGACGCCGGGACGCGGATCAGCCTGCCGTTGAGTGGTGCCAACCTGAGCGTTGGCGGCGCAGTAACTTTGGGCATTCGCCCGGAACACCTGAACCTGGCGCAACCGGGCGATTGCACGCTGCGAGTCACCGCCGATGTCAGCGAGCGGCTGGGCAGCGACACCTTCTGCCACGTCGTCACCGCGTCCGGCGAAGCCTTGACGATGCGAGTGCGCGGCGACTTGGCGAGCCGCTTTGGCGAGCAACTGGATCTGCACCTGGACGCCGAACACTGCCATTTATTCGATGCCGAAGGCGTAGCGGTCACCCGCGCGCTACGCGCTGCCGCCTGA
- a CDS encoding mannitol dehydrogenase family protein, whose translation MKLNRQNLHNLKPEVALPAYNLSDRRQGIAHIGVGGFHRAHQAYYTDALMNTGEGLDWAICGVGLRAEDRRARDDLAGQDYLFTLYELGDTDDTEVRVIGAIADMLLAEDGARALIDKLADPQIRIVSLTITEGGYCIDDSNGEFMAHLPQIQHDLAHPNQPTTVFGFLCAALAKRRALGTPAFTLMSCDNLPHNGAVTRKALLAFAALRDPELGRWIDQNVSFPNAMVDRITPMTSSAHRLQLHDEHGIDDAWPVVCEPFVQWVLEDKFVSGRPAWEKVGVQFTDDVSPYEEMKIKLLNGSHLALTYLGFLKGYRFVHETMNDPLFVRYMRAYMDLDVTPQLAPVPGIDLDEYKNTLVERFSNQAIADQLERVCSDGSSKFPKFTVPTINRLIADGAETRRAALVVAAWAVYLKGVDENGVSYSIPDPRAAFCQALVADDVLVTQRVLQVEEIFGTAIPRSPEFVAAFEWCCNSLREHGVTRTLERILADAD comes from the coding sequence ATGAAACTCAACCGACAGAACCTGCACAACCTCAAGCCCGAGGTCGCCCTGCCCGCCTATAACCTGAGCGACCGTCGCCAGGGCATCGCCCACATCGGCGTCGGCGGTTTCCACCGTGCGCACCAGGCCTATTACACCGATGCGCTGATGAACACCGGCGAAGGCCTTGACTGGGCTATTTGTGGCGTGGGCCTGCGGGCCGAAGACCGCCGCGCCCGGGACGACCTGGCCGGCCAGGATTACCTGTTCACCCTCTACGAACTGGGCGACACCGATGACACCGAAGTGCGCGTGATCGGCGCAATCGCCGACATGCTGCTGGCCGAAGACGGTGCACGTGCGCTGATCGACAAACTGGCCGACCCGCAGATCCGCATTGTCTCGTTGACCATCACCGAGGGCGGTTACTGCATCGACGACAGCAACGGCGAGTTCATGGCCCACCTGCCGCAGATCCAGCACGACCTGGCCCATCCGAACCAGCCGACCACGGTGTTCGGCTTCCTCTGCGCGGCCCTGGCCAAGCGCCGCGCCTTGGGGACGCCGGCGTTCACGCTGATGTCCTGCGACAACCTGCCCCACAACGGCGCGGTTACCCGCAAGGCGCTGCTGGCCTTCGCCGCCCTGCGTGACCCTGAGCTGGGACGGTGGATCGACCAGAACGTAAGCTTCCCCAACGCCATGGTTGATCGGATCACGCCGATGACCAGCAGCGCCCATCGTTTGCAGCTGCATGACGAACATGGCATCGATGACGCCTGGCCGGTGGTCTGCGAACCCTTTGTGCAGTGGGTGCTGGAAGACAAATTCGTCAGCGGTCGCCCGGCCTGGGAGAAGGTCGGGGTGCAGTTCACCGATGACGTTTCGCCCTATGAAGAGATGAAGATCAAGCTGCTCAACGGTAGCCACCTCGCCTTGACCTACCTGGGATTTCTCAAGGGCTATCGCTTCGTCCATGAAACCATGAACGACCCGCTGTTCGTGCGCTACATGCGCGCCTACATGGACCTGGATGTGACACCGCAACTGGCGCCGGTACCGGGCATCGACCTGGACGAATACAAGAATACCCTGGTGGAGCGCTTCTCCAACCAAGCCATCGCCGACCAGTTGGAGCGGGTCTGTTCGGACGGCTCCTCGAAGTTTCCGAAATTCACCGTGCCGACCATCAACCGCTTGATCGCCGACGGCGCCGAAACCCGCCGCGCCGCGCTGGTGGTGGCGGCCTGGGCGGTGTATCTGAAGGGCGTGGACGAGAACGGCGTGAGCTATTCGATTCCCGACCCACGAGCGGCGTTCTGCCAGGCGCTGGTCGCCGACGACGTGCTGGTGACCCAGCGGGTGCTGCAAGTTGAAGAAATTTTTGGCACGGCGATTCCCCGTTCGCCTGAATTCGTGGCAGCCTTCGAATGGTGCTGCAACAGCTTGCGCGAGCATGGGGTGACGCGAACACTTGAGCGAATCCTCGCTGACGCGGACTGA